In Flavobacterium gelatinilyticum, a genomic segment contains:
- a CDS encoding hybrid sensor histidine kinase/response regulator transcription factor yields MVNLKSFLIILLSISALGQNYPIKHLDISSGLSNNSAASIYQDQNGYMWFGTFDGLNRYDGNDFKIYRHIHTDPNSIQGNAISCIEGDFENNLWIGTTAGPVVFNAERSSFKPLQYYDINKKIKPLNVTAYEIIAVHSLHIIVVATKEAVVIFKEGEKTGTAVPFNGKLKYIARSIAYNAQKQTFYVFITGTGLCQYDIKSKKLTLLNTAITGANCIKLTNEGLWIGSDEGAYLYNEKLNTYSKNYFLEKTVVRDFFQQENRLWIATDGAGLYTLKKNQTAPVLYIASGPAALLKSKSIYDIFESRNGEMWFGTLRGGVSMMGKKPLYFNHFKSRDPLTNKEDEDPAANFMLSFCEDEKKNIWIGTDGSGIRYWNRKQNTYDVYSASSPSGRKIQSNFVTSIVRDSDNAIWVAMWKGGVCRIDPKSKAIQNFSIYNQYTKKAEQESWLLFLDSKKTLWLAVTNAGALYQFDRKQNKFVCYSNTLRDVTCLYETKDGKIWGGTFNSFFEIDSKTKKVKHYHSDYNIRCITEDQNNNLWIGTVEGGLLLFNRKTRTYKKFTTENGLSSNTILRLLEDKNGNLWMSTYHGISRFNPKNKTFRNFGVTDGLQGSQFSWNAGTKLSTGEFIFGGINGFNVFHPDSIKDKKNTGRFLLNDLLVNNESLKLNSPYITEKNLEMISGVELPYEKSALSFDFVYLDYVNSEKINTAYFLEGWDKNWNYTSKENRANYSRLTEGTYVFKVKTTDVFGNWTNEVALAAVKILPPWYRTWWAYTFYLIAAVAAIYVYVGYHKNKERLRYEIKLARMEHKKDKEHAEKQFSMFTYMAHELRTPLSLIINPLKSAIQRKKHSKDDLDLNLAYKNAKRLLSLTDQLLLFRKAETDLDQLKISKINLNTLCREIYESFTQMAAAKQLDYRFIEKETPAEIYGDYEKIEITLFNLISNAFKFTPSEGSITIEIIENDFDVSIIISDTGSGINENDIDTIFEKFKQLQSKSSNGFGIGLYIAKYFVTKHHGSLTCKSKVGEGTSFSIILPKGNSHFEELSINENPQMSTLVGELLEGMPAAQQNTFETTESSFPENLQEELVTAKRVLLIVEDNPEMNQYLVKLFSKNYIVYTAFNGLDGLKLVEKHMPDIVLSDISMEGMNGLDLCKKIKQNDDLSHITVILLTAASSNDIHLQSITEGADDYVTKPFDSDLLLARVDSVLRNRGQLRRYFLDSITLRENVNKVPLEYKEFLDKCIEIVEANLENTEFNLKSFSTAMGMSHSSLYKKIKAISGQTVNVFIRSIRIRRAAVIMLTENINIAQVGPQVGIEDQRYFRQQFVKLFGMKPSEYIKKYRNSFNKELNVTQKRDLK; encoded by the coding sequence AGCTGTATTGAAGGTGACTTTGAAAATAATCTCTGGATAGGCACCACTGCCGGTCCTGTTGTTTTTAATGCAGAACGATCCTCCTTTAAACCGCTGCAATATTATGATATTAACAAAAAAATCAAGCCTTTAAACGTTACTGCCTACGAAATAATTGCTGTACATTCCCTGCACATCATTGTCGTTGCGACAAAAGAAGCCGTAGTAATTTTTAAAGAAGGCGAAAAAACCGGAACTGCGGTGCCTTTTAATGGAAAACTAAAATATATTGCAAGATCAATAGCTTATAATGCTCAAAAACAAACTTTTTATGTTTTTATAACAGGAACCGGTCTGTGCCAGTACGACATCAAATCGAAAAAACTAACGCTTCTTAACACTGCCATAACAGGGGCAAATTGTATTAAACTGACAAATGAAGGCCTCTGGATTGGATCAGACGAAGGGGCTTACTTATATAATGAAAAGCTAAATACGTATTCTAAAAATTACTTTCTGGAAAAAACAGTGGTAAGAGATTTTTTTCAGCAGGAAAACAGACTCTGGATTGCCACTGACGGTGCGGGTCTTTATACGCTTAAAAAAAATCAGACTGCTCCTGTTTTATATATTGCCAGCGGTCCTGCTGCATTGCTTAAAAGTAAATCCATATATGATATTTTCGAAAGCAGAAACGGAGAAATGTGGTTTGGAACCCTGCGCGGCGGTGTAAGCATGATGGGGAAAAAACCACTTTATTTTAATCATTTTAAAAGCAGGGACCCGCTTACGAATAAAGAAGACGAAGATCCTGCTGCAAACTTTATGCTTTCGTTTTGTGAAGATGAAAAGAAAAATATATGGATTGGCACAGATGGATCGGGAATACGATACTGGAACAGAAAACAAAATACTTACGATGTTTACTCTGCTTCATCGCCCTCGGGCAGAAAAATTCAGAGCAATTTTGTGACCAGCATCGTCAGGGATTCTGATAATGCGATTTGGGTGGCTATGTGGAAAGGCGGTGTGTGCCGCATTGATCCAAAATCAAAAGCAATTCAAAATTTTTCAATCTATAACCAATACACTAAAAAAGCAGAACAAGAATCATGGCTGCTCTTTTTGGATTCGAAAAAAACGCTGTGGCTCGCTGTAACAAATGCAGGAGCTTTATATCAGTTTGACCGGAAACAAAACAAATTCGTCTGCTACAGCAATACACTGCGTGATGTAACTTGTTTGTATGAAACCAAAGACGGAAAAATCTGGGGCGGTACATTCAATTCTTTTTTCGAAATAGATTCAAAAACAAAAAAAGTAAAACACTATCATTCTGATTATAACATTCGCTGTATTACAGAAGATCAAAATAATAATCTCTGGATTGGTACAGTCGAAGGCGGTCTGCTTTTATTTAACAGAAAAACAAGAACTTATAAAAAATTCACAACCGAGAATGGTCTTTCAAGTAATACAATCCTTCGGCTGCTGGAAGACAAAAACGGGAATTTATGGATGAGTACGTACCATGGAATTTCACGATTTAATCCTAAAAACAAAACTTTCAGAAATTTTGGCGTCACAGATGGGCTCCAGGGAAGTCAATTCAGCTGGAATGCCGGTACGAAACTTTCTACAGGCGAGTTTATTTTTGGCGGCATAAACGGATTCAATGTTTTTCATCCTGACAGTATAAAAGACAAAAAAAATACGGGACGGTTTTTATTAAACGATCTGCTGGTAAACAATGAGTCTCTAAAATTGAACAGCCCGTATATTACAGAAAAAAATCTCGAAATGATAAGCGGTGTCGAACTTCCTTATGAAAAATCGGCATTAAGTTTTGATTTTGTTTATCTTGATTATGTCAATTCTGAAAAAATAAATACGGCTTACTTTCTGGAAGGCTGGGATAAAAACTGGAATTATACATCAAAAGAAAACAGAGCAAATTATTCAAGGCTGACTGAAGGAACTTATGTTTTTAAAGTAAAGACAACGGATGTTTTTGGCAATTGGACAAACGAGGTGGCACTGGCTGCAGTAAAAATCCTGCCGCCCTGGTACAGAACATGGTGGGCTTATACATTTTATTTAATCGCAGCTGTGGCAGCAATCTATGTCTATGTAGGCTATCATAAAAATAAGGAAAGACTTCGCTATGAGATAAAACTTGCCCGAATGGAACATAAAAAAGACAAAGAACATGCCGAGAAACAATTCTCGATGTTTACCTATATGGCGCATGAACTGCGTACGCCTTTGTCTTTAATTATAAATCCGCTTAAAAGTGCAATTCAAAGAAAAAAACATTCAAAAGACGATCTTGACCTTAATCTGGCTTATAAAAATGCGAAACGTTTACTGAGTCTTACAGATCAGTTGCTGCTGTTTAGAAAAGCAGAGACAGATCTCGATCAACTCAAAATTTCGAAGATTAACCTAAATACACTATGCCGTGAAATTTATGAAAGCTTTACACAAATGGCGGCAGCTAAACAGTTAGACTATAGGTTTATTGAAAAAGAAACACCGGCTGAAATATACGGCGATTATGAAAAAATAGAAATCACACTTTTCAATCTAATTTCAAATGCATTCAAATTCACTCCTTCTGAGGGATCGATAACCATTGAAATAATTGAGAACGACTTTGATGTTTCCATAATTATATCGGATACCGGAAGCGGTATTAATGAAAATGATATTGACACTATTTTTGAAAAATTCAAGCAGCTTCAATCCAAAAGCAGTAATGGTTTTGGAATAGGGCTTTACATTGCCAAATATTTCGTGACCAAACATCATGGCTCGTTAACCTGTAAAAGTAAAGTTGGAGAAGGAACTTCTTTCAGCATTATACTTCCAAAAGGGAACAGTCATTTTGAAGAACTGAGTATAAATGAGAATCCGCAGATGTCAACGCTTGTGGGAGAACTTCTTGAAGGAATGCCTGCCGCACAGCAAAACACATTTGAAACAACAGAATCTTCATTTCCGGAAAATCTACAGGAAGAGTTAGTTACTGCAAAAAGGGTTTTGTTAATTGTTGAAGATAATCCTGAGATGAACCAGTATCTCGTGAAGCTTTTCTCCAAAAACTATATTGTATATACCGCTTTTAATGGCCTTGACGGATTAAAACTTGTAGAAAAACATATGCCGGATATTGTTCTGAGTGATATTTCTATGGAGGGCATGAACGGTTTGGATTTGTGCAAAAAAATCAAGCAGAATGATGATCTGAGTCATATTACGGTTATACTGCTCACAGCTGCGAGCAGTAATGACATTCATCTGCAAAGTATTACAGAAGGCGCCGATGATTATGTTACCAAACCTTTTGACAGTGATTTGCTTCTGGCAAGGGTTGATTCTGTCCTTCGAAACAGAGGGCAGCTGCGCAGGTATTTCCTGGACAGCATAACACTTCGTGAAAACGTCAATAAAGTTCCTCTTGAATACAAAGAGTTTCTTGATAAATGCATCGAAATCGTCGAAGCTAATCTTGAAAACACAGAATTCAACTTAAAGAGCTTCTCTACTGCGATGGGTATGAGTCATTCCAGCCTTTACAAAAAAATCAAAGCCATTTCAGGACAAACGGTAAATGTTTTTATCAGGTCGATAAGAATCCGAAGAGCCGCTGTAATTATGCTTACCGAAAACATCAATATAGCACAGGTTGGCCCTCAGGTTGGTATCGAAGATCAGCGGTATTTCCGTCAGCAGTTTGTAAAACTGTTTGGCATGAAACCTTCAGAATACATCAAAAAATACAGAAATTCTTTTAATAAGGAACTAAATGTCACCCAAAAAAGAGACCTTAAATAA